One part of the Humulus lupulus chromosome 9, drHumLupu1.1, whole genome shotgun sequence genome encodes these proteins:
- the LOC133801187 gene encoding OVARIAN TUMOR DOMAIN-containing deubiquitinating enzyme 3, which produces MADKPSNETILEQLKNGTAKFELISVPARSISTADYQTFPPAFSGNYSHRFFARISPPIGNGGSPAMKKVERYSVLRVTGDGRCLFRALAKGMAMNKGIPLSPRDEREDADDLRMAVKEVICDNDKERHQYEGAIIAITVDESLKRYCQRIGRPDFWGGESELLVLSKLCRQPITVYLPEHEHARGGRGTGFIPIAEYGAEFSKGSIKRKPKKVVRLLYTGRNHYDLLI; this is translated from the exons ATGGCGGACAAACCTTCAAATG AGACAATCCTTGAACAGCTTAAAAATGGAACTGCGAAGTTTGAGCTCATCTCAGTCCCTGCTCGTTCAATTTCAACTGCGGATTATCAAACATTTCCGCCGGCCTTTTCTGGAAACTACAGTCACCGGTTCTTTGCCAGAATCAGTCCACCAAT TGGAAACGGAGGATCACCGGCCATGAAGAAAGTGGAACGTTACTCGGTTCTGAGAGTTACTGGAGATGGTCGTTGCCTATTTCGTGCTCTG GCCAAGGGAATGGCTATGAACAAGGGAATTCCTCTTAGCCCACGGGATGAGAGAGAGGATGCAG ATGATTTAAGAATGGCTGTAAAAGAGGTTATATGTGACAATGACAAAGAACGCCATCAATACGAAGGAGCAATAATAGCCATTACTGTTGACGAGTCTTTAAAACG TTACTGTCAACGCATTGGAAGACCTGATTTCTGGGGTGGAGAGTCAGAATTACTG GTGCTGTCAAAGTTGTGTAGGCAGCCAATCACCGTGTACTTGCCAGAGCATGAG CATGCGAGGGGAGGACGGGGCACTGGTTTTATACCCATAGCAGAATATGGAGCTGAGTTTAGCAAAGGTTCAATTAAAAGAAAGCCCAAAAAAGTGGTAAGACTTTTATACACGGGTAGAAACCACTATGATCTACTCATCTGA